The following proteins are co-located in the Candidatus Spechtbacterales bacterium genome:
- a CDS encoding reverse transcriptase/maturase family protein yields MNLYSQIYDFQNLHSAYLNARKGKRYKGQILNYSYNIEENLLNLQKELKNKTYKHGAYTEFTIHDSKKRQIKAAPFKDRIVHHALYSQIEPIFDKSFIYDSYACRKTKGTHKALKRLETFLRSISTSNPAGVPDKDIYCLKCDISKYFKNVDHKTLFNLLKKKISCKDTLWLLNEIIQSNHESPGKGMPIGNLTSQLFANVYLNELDQFVKHTLREKYYIRYMDDFLIPHKDKKHLHETKDKIQEFLSKNLELEFNPKKADVFPLKNGIDFLGYRIYGTHRLLRKSTVKRFVKRTRAYKKQMGNGKMPEERYIASIQSWNAYAEKGNSWRLREKLESELGIKLIKM; encoded by the coding sequence CACAAATTTACGATTTCCAAAACCTGCACAGCGCATATTTAAACGCCAGAAAAGGAAAGCGCTACAAGGGCCAGATACTAAACTACAGCTACAACATAGAAGAAAATCTTTTAAACCTGCAAAAAGAGCTGAAAAACAAAACATATAAACACGGCGCGTATACAGAATTTACCATTCACGACTCAAAAAAGCGCCAAATCAAAGCCGCCCCATTCAAAGACAGAATAGTGCACCATGCCCTGTACAGCCAAATTGAGCCAATTTTTGACAAGTCCTTTATCTATGACTCCTATGCCTGCAGAAAAACAAAAGGAACCCACAAAGCGCTAAAGCGGCTGGAAACATTCCTGAGGTCTATTTCAACCTCAAACCCTGCGGGGGTACCGGATAAAGACATATACTGCCTCAAATGCGATATATCCAAATATTTTAAAAACGTTGACCACAAAACATTATTTAACCTCCTAAAAAAGAAGATATCCTGCAAGGATACTCTCTGGCTTTTAAACGAAATCATACAAAGCAACCATGAATCGCCCGGCAAAGGTATGCCAATAGGCAACCTCACCAGCCAATTATTCGCGAACGTCTATTTAAACGAATTAGACCAGTTTGTAAAGCACACCCTTAGAGAAAAATACTACATCCGCTATATGGATGATTTTTTAATACCGCACAAAGACAAAAAGCATTTACACGAAACAAAAGACAAAATACAGGAATTTTTAAGCAAAAACCTTGAATTAGAATTCAACCCCAAGAAGGCAGATGTTTTTCCTCTCAAAAACGGGATTGATTTTCTGGGGTACAGAATATACGGCACCCACCGCTTATTGAGGAAAAGCACAGTCAAGAGGTTTGTTAAAAGAACAAGAGCTTACAAAAAACAGATGGGAAATGGTAAAATGCCAGAAGAAAGATATATCGCGTCTATACAATCGTGGAACGCGTATGCTGAAAAGGGGAATTCATGGAGGTTGAGAGAAAAATTAGAGAGTGAGTTGGGTATTAAATTGATTAAAATGTAG